From the Luteolibacter arcticus genome, one window contains:
- a CDS encoding response regulator: protein MSAKPETTDVAIVEDNAALGSSLRKVVESDPTLRCIGVWTTAEEALKKIDAFRPKIVLMDINLPGMSGIEATARLKQYLPDVKVVMVTVYRDHDKIFAALKAGACGYLLKRSNPSEVREAILDVRTGGAPMSPEIARRVVEAFHQPVKSEPSLMDEVKLSKRETEILELLCEGLANKEIADRLDISVETVRVHLKHVYEKLHVRSRTEAAMKFRDSREEPRFPI, encoded by the coding sequence GTGTCTGCCAAACCCGAGACCACTGATGTCGCCATCGTCGAAGACAACGCCGCCCTCGGCAGCAGCCTGAGAAAGGTGGTCGAGTCGGACCCGACCCTGCGCTGCATCGGGGTGTGGACCACCGCCGAGGAGGCGTTGAAAAAGATCGACGCCTTCCGCCCGAAGATCGTGCTGATGGACATCAATTTGCCCGGCATGTCAGGCATCGAGGCCACCGCGCGCCTCAAGCAGTACCTGCCGGACGTGAAGGTGGTGATGGTCACGGTCTATCGCGACCACGACAAGATCTTCGCCGCATTGAAAGCCGGTGCTTGCGGATATTTGCTCAAGCGTTCGAATCCTTCCGAGGTCCGTGAAGCCATCCTCGACGTCCGCACCGGCGGGGCACCGATGAGCCCGGAAATCGCCCGCCGCGTGGTCGAGGCGTTCCACCAGCCGGTGAAGTCCGAGCCTTCCTTAATGGACGAAGTAAAGCTTTCCAAGCGTGAGACCGAGATTCTGGAACTGCTCTGCGAAGGTCTCGCCAACAAGGAGATTGCCGACCGCCTGGACATCTCGGTGGAGACCGTCCGGGTTCACTTGAAGCACGTGTATGAGAAGCTCCACGTGCGCTCGCGGACCGAGGCCGCGATGAAATTCCGCGACTCCCGTGAAGAGCCGCGGTTTCCTATTTGA